In a genomic window of Gossypium arboreum isolate Shixiya-1 chromosome 7, ASM2569848v2, whole genome shotgun sequence:
- the LOC108456766 gene encoding probable WRKY transcription factor 17 has translation MAVDLMSFPKMDDQMAIQEAATQGMKSMEHLISLLSHQSNRLDCAEVADLTVSKFKKVISLINRTGHARFRRAPIQSSSSFSSPSSSAASLTVTDSHKALTRTPAPVEAPPLTVNPAPVEAPSTAPVSFVPSQPQSVTLDFTKPCLFSSNTKSTELEFTKESFSVSSNSSFMSSAITGDGSVSNGKQGSSLFLTPAAAVSAGKPPLSSAPFKKRCREHEHSENVSGNGKCHCSKRRKNRVKKVIRVPAISSKIADIPADEYSWRKYGQKPIKGSPYPRGYYKCSTVRGCPARKHVERATDDPSMLIVTYEGEHRHGEGAAQENMAPGVGLVFKST, from the exons ATGGCGGTGGATCTGATGAGTTTTCCTAAGATGGATGATCAGATGGCCATTCAAGAGGCTGCAACGCAAGGTATGAAGAGCATGGAGCACCTGATTAGCCTCCTTTCTCACCAGTCTAACCGACTCGACTGCGCTGAGGTTGCCGATCTCACGGTCTCTAAGTTCAAAAAGGTCATCTCACTAATTAATAGAACCGGTCACGCTCGGTTCAGACGTGCACCGATTCAGTCCTCGTCTTCCTTTTCCTCACCGTCATCATCCGCTGCTTCTCTAACTGTTACTGATTCCCACAAGGCTCTAACTCGAACTCCTGCTCCGGTTGAAGCACCGCCGCTGACCGTAAATCCGGCGCCGGTTGAAGCTCCAAGTACGGCTCCTGTTAGTTTCGTTCCTTCGCAACCCCAGAGTGTAACTCTCGATTTTACGAAACCTTGTTTGTTTAGCTCTAACACTAAAAGTACTGAGTTGGAGTTCACAAAAGAAAGCTTCAGCGTGTCGTCGAACTCTTCGTTTATGTCTTCTGCCATCACCGGAGACGGCAGCGTTTCGAATGGGAAGCAAGGATCATCTCTATTTTTGACACCGGCGGCGGCCGTTTCCGCGGGAAAACCACCACTATCCTCTGCTCCATTCAAGAAGAGGTGCCGCGAACATGAGCACTCCGAGAACGTCTCCGGCAACGGCAAGTGTCACTGCTCAAAGCGAAG GAAAAACAGGGTGAAAAAAGTAATCAGAGTTCCAGCCATTAGTTCTAAGATCGCCGACATTCCGGCAGACGAATATTCATGGAGGAAGTACGGTCAAAAACCGATCAAGGGCTCACCATACCCACG GGGATATTACAAGTGTAGTACGGTCAGAGGGTGTCCCGCTAGGAAACACGTGGAGCGAGCGACCGATGATCCGTCGATGTTGATTGTAACATACGAAGGGGAGCACCGGCACGGGGAAGGCGCGGCGCAGGAGAACATGGCTCCAGGTGTGGGGCTGGTATTCAAGTCAACTTGA
- the LOC108476879 gene encoding uncharacterized protein LOC108476879 isoform X1 has product MQVHCERKLVMEQGKGRDTLRSMATKKKESSSLGKEKRVTCPSKPNASITTLGAASQGLRRPTIASLQGQEQRRVSLPATLPTHINKSTISTCSDGSTKTAKKIGVVNSSTKSQPQRPASAAPVQKPLVSSAPRKPTTARAAASLSSKVTATAHRPTLERLAKNPIAGKPSTLSSSSSKTRTRTMSTTKSLKKAPTTTTKRGTTTFLASKKPPLTKKDVQKENLDHQVEEVVKDEVGEVHDVEIPKAEETQQHDYQVEVLDATHHVQSVEEEKEKDTLDDVPAVVEQHEVPQLEEMEEHDGDKENDSKEEVNDSDGNKEEEVQQEETKAEAENGGVEEGYRAEEVTENGEEKGDHEGKEQEFELVKEETIVEEANVVIATSQVQEEALHGVKETIEEEANVVIATNQEQEEALHGEKETIEEEATVVIATNQEQKEALHGEKETIEEEANVVIATNREQEEALHGEKETIEEEANVVIATNQEQEEALHGETETIEEEANVVIATNQVQDEALHGEKEIATPIISDMVMEGKASDNKVVDGGKNSVRALIGAFETHK; this is encoded by the coding sequence ATGCAGGTTCATTGTGAGAGAAAGTTGGTAATGGAACAGGGCAAAGGTAGAGACACCCTGCGATCGATGGCAACCAAGAAAAAAGAAAGTAGCAGTTTGGGGAAAGAGAAAAGGGTCACTTGCCCTTCAAAACCAAATGCTTCCATTACCACCCTCGGAGCAGCAAGCCAAGGGCTAAGAAGACCCACTATAGCAAGCCTTCAAGGGCAAGAGCAAAGAAGAGTCTCTCTACCTGCCACCTTACCCACCCATATCAACAAGTCTACAATAAGCACATGCAGTGATGGTTCTACCAAGACTGCTAAAAAAATTGGGGTTGTAAACAGCTCCACCAAATCCCAACCCCAAAGACCTGCATCGGCAGCTCCAGTCCAAAAGCCACTTGTTTCTTCGGCTCCACGCAAACCAACAACAGCCAGAGCTGCTGCTTCTTTGAGTTCAAAAGTCACTGCTACTGCACACAGGCCCACCTTGGAAAGGCTTGCCAAAAACCCAATTGCAGGGAAACCATCCACGTTATCATCTTCTTCGTCTAAGACTAGGACTAGGACTATGTCTACGACTAAGAGCTTGAAGAAGGCCCCTACTACTACCACTAAGAGGGGAACTACTACTTTTTTGGCTTCAAAGAAACCTCCATTAACTAAAAAGGATGTCCAAAAAGAAAATTTGGATCATCAAGTTGAGGAGGTCGTGAAAGATGAGGTGGGTGAAGTACATGATGTTGAAATACCAAAAGCTGAAGAAACCCAACAACATGATTACCAGGTTGAAGTTTTGGATGCTACCCATCATGTCCAAAGTGttgaagaagaaaaggaaaaagatacCCTTGATGATGTTCCCGCAGTTGTGGAACAACATGAAGTTCCTCAGCTTGAAGAAATGGAAGAACATGATGGAGATAAGGAAAATGACAGCAAAGAGGAGGTCAACGATAGTGATGGTAACAAAGAAGAAGAGGTTCAACAGGAGGAAACTAAAGCAGAAGCCGAAAATGGAGGAGTAGAAGAAGGTTATAGAGCTGAGGAGGTGACTGAAAATGGAGAAGAAAAGGGTGATCATGAAGGGAAAGAACaggagtttgaattagttaaagaAGAAACAATAGTAGAGGAAGCAAATGTGGTAATTGCCACAAGCCAAGTACAAGAAGAAGCGCTGCATGGGGTAAAGGAAACCATTGAAGAGGAAGCAAATGTGGTAATTGCCACAAACCAAGAACAAGAAGAAGCGCTGCATGGGGAAAAGGAAACCATTGAAGAGGAAGCAACTGTGGTAATTGCCACAAACCAAGAACAAAAAGAAGCGCTGCATGGCGAAAAGGAAACCATTGAAGAGGAAGCAAATGTGGTCATTGCAACAAACCGAGAACAAGAAGAAGCGCTGCATGGGGAAAAGGAAACCATTGAAGAGGAAGCAAATGTGGTAATTGCCACAAACCAAGAACAAGAAGAAGCGCTGCATGGGGAAACGGAAACCATTGAAGAGGAAGCAAATGTGGTAATTGCCACAAACCAAGTACAAGATGAAGCGCTGCATGGGGAAAAGGAAATCGCAACACCCATCATAAGTGATATGGTGATGGAGGGGAAAGCTAGTGATAATAAGGTAGTTGACGGGGGGAAGAACAGTGTTAGAGCACTGATTGGGGCATTTGAGACTcataaatga
- the LOC108476879 gene encoding uncharacterized protein LOC108476879 isoform X2 has protein sequence MEQGKGRDTLRSMATKKKESSSLGKEKRVTCPSKPNASITTLGAASQGLRRPTIASLQGQEQRRVSLPATLPTHINKSTISTCSDGSTKTAKKIGVVNSSTKSQPQRPASAAPVQKPLVSSAPRKPTTARAAASLSSKVTATAHRPTLERLAKNPIAGKPSTLSSSSSKTRTRTMSTTKSLKKAPTTTTKRGTTTFLASKKPPLTKKDVQKENLDHQVEEVVKDEVGEVHDVEIPKAEETQQHDYQVEVLDATHHVQSVEEEKEKDTLDDVPAVVEQHEVPQLEEMEEHDGDKENDSKEEVNDSDGNKEEEVQQEETKAEAENGGVEEGYRAEEVTENGEEKGDHEGKEQEFELVKEETIVEEANVVIATSQVQEEALHGVKETIEEEANVVIATNQEQEEALHGEKETIEEEATVVIATNQEQKEALHGEKETIEEEANVVIATNREQEEALHGEKETIEEEANVVIATNQEQEEALHGETETIEEEANVVIATNQVQDEALHGEKEIATPIISDMVMEGKASDNKVVDGGKNSVRALIGAFETHK, from the coding sequence ATGGAACAGGGCAAAGGTAGAGACACCCTGCGATCGATGGCAACCAAGAAAAAAGAAAGTAGCAGTTTGGGGAAAGAGAAAAGGGTCACTTGCCCTTCAAAACCAAATGCTTCCATTACCACCCTCGGAGCAGCAAGCCAAGGGCTAAGAAGACCCACTATAGCAAGCCTTCAAGGGCAAGAGCAAAGAAGAGTCTCTCTACCTGCCACCTTACCCACCCATATCAACAAGTCTACAATAAGCACATGCAGTGATGGTTCTACCAAGACTGCTAAAAAAATTGGGGTTGTAAACAGCTCCACCAAATCCCAACCCCAAAGACCTGCATCGGCAGCTCCAGTCCAAAAGCCACTTGTTTCTTCGGCTCCACGCAAACCAACAACAGCCAGAGCTGCTGCTTCTTTGAGTTCAAAAGTCACTGCTACTGCACACAGGCCCACCTTGGAAAGGCTTGCCAAAAACCCAATTGCAGGGAAACCATCCACGTTATCATCTTCTTCGTCTAAGACTAGGACTAGGACTATGTCTACGACTAAGAGCTTGAAGAAGGCCCCTACTACTACCACTAAGAGGGGAACTACTACTTTTTTGGCTTCAAAGAAACCTCCATTAACTAAAAAGGATGTCCAAAAAGAAAATTTGGATCATCAAGTTGAGGAGGTCGTGAAAGATGAGGTGGGTGAAGTACATGATGTTGAAATACCAAAAGCTGAAGAAACCCAACAACATGATTACCAGGTTGAAGTTTTGGATGCTACCCATCATGTCCAAAGTGttgaagaagaaaaggaaaaagatacCCTTGATGATGTTCCCGCAGTTGTGGAACAACATGAAGTTCCTCAGCTTGAAGAAATGGAAGAACATGATGGAGATAAGGAAAATGACAGCAAAGAGGAGGTCAACGATAGTGATGGTAACAAAGAAGAAGAGGTTCAACAGGAGGAAACTAAAGCAGAAGCCGAAAATGGAGGAGTAGAAGAAGGTTATAGAGCTGAGGAGGTGACTGAAAATGGAGAAGAAAAGGGTGATCATGAAGGGAAAGAACaggagtttgaattagttaaagaAGAAACAATAGTAGAGGAAGCAAATGTGGTAATTGCCACAAGCCAAGTACAAGAAGAAGCGCTGCATGGGGTAAAGGAAACCATTGAAGAGGAAGCAAATGTGGTAATTGCCACAAACCAAGAACAAGAAGAAGCGCTGCATGGGGAAAAGGAAACCATTGAAGAGGAAGCAACTGTGGTAATTGCCACAAACCAAGAACAAAAAGAAGCGCTGCATGGCGAAAAGGAAACCATTGAAGAGGAAGCAAATGTGGTCATTGCAACAAACCGAGAACAAGAAGAAGCGCTGCATGGGGAAAAGGAAACCATTGAAGAGGAAGCAAATGTGGTAATTGCCACAAACCAAGAACAAGAAGAAGCGCTGCATGGGGAAACGGAAACCATTGAAGAGGAAGCAAATGTGGTAATTGCCACAAACCAAGTACAAGATGAAGCGCTGCATGGGGAAAAGGAAATCGCAACACCCATCATAAGTGATATGGTGATGGAGGGGAAAGCTAGTGATAATAAGGTAGTTGACGGGGGGAAGAACAGTGTTAGAGCACTGATTGGGGCATTTGAGACTcataaatga
- the LOC108450969 gene encoding E3 ubiquitin-protein ligase MBR2-like, which yields MDGYTSKRAADGLVVPGKGSGIILKDHVNNRERNAQFCNRIGCSGRLNSMKGTLSGCSEKAKSLRPSYRTSSIGKEIIGSSSRVYSAPINSRKSSTNPQKKLSSQLETDSSETSSVQDEPEGSELISPPGKIQRGLQPGADDAASREVRVMEVGSSSTASNTRPRRSFSQRSGLGNQDALAGPSVTLASRSASLATRANASRYSLRNIKCNSISDVVPSGCSSSDSSLSRRKDTVKKRNADGEGSSSTKGKKLSGSSLEGRSNVSSHSVSISDSRRARNWSPNSDSSVASSIRTRRSSSSYGRGRLPNQDNGSILTLNEPPVVMPQVPQAAVTIDLNAPVSTETGSTCAISYGRAGRISESLHSIIPSIPSEAGINLSSMTGDSFRRYNMDGIAEVLLALERIEQDEELTYEQLLVLETSLFLNGLNFYDQHRDMRLDIDNMSYEELLALEERMGNVSTALSEEAMSKCLKKSIYEAISMEDVAKVSCEVEKDDVKCSICQEEYVVGDEVGRLLCEHRYHVGCIQQWLQVKNWCPICKASAEAMQSSCSPQN from the exons ATGGATGGATATACTAGTAAAAGAGCTGCTGATGGGCTTGTTGTACCTGGCAAGGGTTCTGGCATTATCTTGAAGGATCATGTTAATAACAGAGAACGGAATGCTCAATTTTGCAACCGAATTGGGTGCAGTGGCAGGCTGAACTCAATGAAAGGTACTCTGAGTGGCTGCTCAGAAAAAGCTAAATCTTTGAGGCCTTCTTACCGCACTTCATCGATTGGTAAGGAAATAATTGGAAGCTCCTCTAGGGTATACTCTGCACCTATCAACTCTAGAAAATCCTCTACGAATCCTCAGAAAAAGCTATCATCTCAGCTGGAAACAGATTCATCTGAAACTAGTAGTGTTCAGGATGAGCCAGAAGGGTCAGAGCTCATATCTCCACCAGGAAAGATTCAAAGAGGGTTGCAGCCCGGAGCCGATGATGCTGCTTCTAGGGAAGTTAGAGTAATGGAAGTTGGAAGCTCTAGCACAGCATCAAACACAAGACCGAGGAGAAGCTTTAGTCAGCGTTCAGGGTTGGGCAACCAGGATGCTCTTGCTGGTCCATCGGTTACTTTGGCCTCTCGTAGTGCTTCCCTGGCAACTCGTGCCAACGCAAGCAGGTACAGTTTGAGAAATATAAAGTGTAACTCTATTTCTGATGTTGTTCCTTCTGGTTGTTCATCTTCGGATTCAAGCCTCAGCAGAAGGAAAGACACAGTAAAAAAGAGAAATGCGGATGGAGAAGGTAGTTCTTCAACTAAGGGAAAGAAGTTGAGTGGGTCATCTTTGGAGGGACGGAGCAATGTTTCTAGTCACAGTGTCTCCATTTCTGATTCAAGGCGAGCTAGAAATTGGTCCCCGAATAGTGATAGCAGTGTTGCTTCTTCAATTAGGACTCGAAGATCAAGCAGTAGTTATGGTAGAGGGAGACTCCCTAACCAGGACAATGGGAGTATATTAACTTTGAATGAGCCCCCTGTGGTCATGCCACAAGTGCCTCAAGCTGCTGTAACCATCGATTTGAATGCACCTGTTTCCACAGAAACTGGCTCAACTTGTGCTATTTCTTACGGTCGAGCAGGTAGAATAAGTGAGAGTTTACACAGTATCATACCGTCTATTCCTTCTGAAGCTGGCATCAACCTCTCTTCAATGACCGGGGATAGTTTCCGGCGCTACAATATGGATGGCATTGCAGAG GTGTTATTAGCTCTTGAGAGGATCGAACAAGATGAAGAGTTGACGTATGAG CAATTACTTGTTCTAGAGACCAGCTTGTTCCTTAATGGCCTGAATTTTTACGACCAACATAGAGACATGAGATTGGATATAGACAATATGTCATACGAG GAATTACTAGCTCTAGAAGAGAGGATGGGTAATGTGAGCACTGCACTATCCGAAGAAGCAATGTCAAAATGCCTTAAAAAAAGCATCTACGAGGCAATATCTATGGAGGATGTTGCAAAGGTCAGCTGTGAGGTTGAAAAGGATGATGTGAAATGCAGTATATGCCAG GAAGAGTATGTTGTTGGAGATGAAGTAGGGAGGTTGCTGTGTGAACATAGGTACCATGTTGGGTGCATACAGCAGTGGTTGCAGGTGAAGAATTGGTGCCCTATTTGCAAAGCATCAGCAGAAGCGATGCAGTCTTCTTGTTCACCTCAGAACTGA
- the LOC108450993 gene encoding uncharacterized protein LOC108450993, with translation MQPQQGFRIDLAELKSQIVKKIGVERSKRYFYDLTRFLSQKLSKKEFDKSCYRLLGRENLPLHNQLIRSMLKNACQAKTPPPVFEAAPVKSLIQTAKTSPAREDDGHQHIGSHPNTDKWSNGVLPVSSPRKVRSGIRDRKLRDRPSPLGPNGKIVVSYQSVGKGDNGIKLGMDNGDLTPYDYQRPVQHLLAVVEQPEIQREGLVHSTGRPRVPSKDQSEGGFVEDGEEVEQINPINLLSTGSLLAPLGISFCSASVGGARKAPAVASSGGFISYYDSGGLYDTETLKKRMDQIAAVQGLGEVSAECASLLSSMLDVYLKKLIRSCVDLVGSRSTGEPRKHSAHKQQPQGKLVNGMWPSNHWHMQSTTGPTKVLHEQGQQRLVSLLDFKVAMELNPQQLGEDWPWLLEKICLHSFEE, from the coding sequence ATGCAACCCCAGCAAGGGTTCAGAATtgatttagctgaattgaaatCTCAGATAGTGAAGAAGATTGGGGTTGAGAGGTCAAAAAGGTATTTTTATGATTTGACTAGGTTTTTAAGTCAGAAGCTCAGTAAAAAAGAGTTTGATAAGTCATGTTACCGCTTACTTGGGAGGGAGAATCTGCCACTGCATAATCAGTTGATACGTTCAATGTTAAAAAATGCATGTCAGGCTAAGACTCCACCACCAGTTTTTGAAGCAGCTCCCGTGAAATCTTTGATACAAACTGCGAAAACTTCTCCTGCTAGAGAAGATGATGGACATCAACATATAGGGTCACATCCAAATACAGATAAATGGTCAAATGGTGTTTTGCCAGTGTCATCCCCACGAAAGGTTAGGTCTGGAATTCGGGATAGAAAACTCAGGGATAGGCCCAGCCCGCTGGGGCCAAATGGAAAGATTGTTGTTTCATATCAGTCAGTTGGGAAGGGAGACAATGGCATTAAATTGGGTATGGACAATGGGGATTTGACTCCATATGACTATCAGAGACCAGTGCAGCATCTTCTAGCAGTTGTCGAGCAGCCTGAAATTCAAAGAGAAGGTTTGGTGCATTCCACAGGAAGACCAAGGGTGCCTAGTAAAGATCAGAGTGAAGGAGGCTTTGTTGAAGATGGGGAGGAGGTGGAACAAATTAATCCCATTAATCTCCTCTCTACAGGTTCTTTGCTTGCACCACTTGGGATCTCATTTTGCTCAGCTAGTGTAGGTGGGGCCCGCAAAGCTCCTGCAGTGGCTAGCAGTGGTGGCTTCATTAGCTACTATGACAGTGGCGGTTTGTATGATACTGAGACATTGAAGAAACGTATGGATCAGATTGCAGCAGTGCAGGGCCTTGGAGAGGTTTCCGCAGAATGTGCTAGCTTGTTGAGTAGCATGTTGGATGTCTACTTGAAGAAACTGATTAGGTCATGTGTTGATTTGGTTGGATCAAGGTCAACAGGTGAACCGAGAAAGCACTCTGCCCACAAGCAGCAGCCTCAAGgcaagcttgttaatggtatgtGGCCAAGCAATCACTGGCATATGCAGAGTACCACCGGGCCCACAAAAGTTTTGCATGAGCAGGGGCAGCAGCGCTTAGTATCTCTGCTTGATTTCAAAGTGGCAATGGAGCTAAATCCTCAGCAGCTGGGTGAAGATTGGCCATGGCTGCTTGAAAAAATTTGTTTGCATTCCTTTGAAGAATGA
- the LOC108469910 gene encoding peroxidase 16-like, giving the protein MSSQTPSLFCLLLFLLLTLSPSHAQLGVGYYHNLCPGVESIVKSAVKQKLEQTFVTAPATLRLFFHDCFVRGCDASVMLASSWNKSAEKDNTDNLSLAGDGFDTVMKAKAAVDSVPQCRNKVSCADILALATRDVIALTGGPSYAVELGRLDGRISTRASVRHHLPHPDFKLGKLKAMFASHGLTLTDLVALSGAHTIGFSHCSRFSKRIYKFKSKSRIDPTLNLRYARQLSQMCPENVDPRMAIEMDPSTPRIFDNMYYINLQQGKGLFTSDQSLFTNARSRNIVNLFASNSTAFEEAFVAAITKLGRIGVKTGKQGEIRNDCFVLNKIS; this is encoded by the exons ATGAGTTCTCAGACCCCGAGTCTCTTTTGCCTACTCCTGTTTCTCCTCCTTACTTTGAGTCCGAGCCATGCTCAACTCGGGGTCGGTTACTATCACAACTTGTGTCCTGGCGTTGAATCAATCGTCAAATCTGCAGTTAAACAGAAGTTGGAGCAGACATTTGTTACAGCTCCAGCAACTCTTAGACTATTCTTTCATGACTGTTTCGTCCGG GGGTGTGATGCTTCGGTGATGCTAGCTTCTTCATGGAACAAAAGTGCAGAGAAGGATAATACGGATAATCTTTCGTTAGCTGGGGATGGATTCGACACAGTGATGAAAGCCAAGGCTGCTGTCGATAGTGTACCTCAGTGCCGTAACAAGGTTTCATGTGCTGACATCTTAGCCCTGGCTACTAGGGATGTCATAGCTTTG ACTGGAGGGCCATCTTATGCAGTAGAATTGGGAAGACTTGATGGCAGGATCTCAACAAGAGCCAGCGTGCGTCATCATCTCCCTCATCCAGATTTCAAGTTAGGCAAGCTCAAGGCCATGTTTGCCTCTCATGGTCTCACTCTTACAGATCTGGTTGCACTATCAG GAGCACATACAATTGGGTTCTCACACTGCAGCCGGTTCTCCAAACGAATTTACAAGTTTAAAAGCAAGAGCAGAATTGATCCTACACTTAACCTGCGATATGCAAGGCAGCTTTCGCAGATGTGCCCGGAAAATGTTGACCCGAGAATGGCCATTGAGATGGACCCAAGCACGCCCCGAATATTCGATAACATGTACTACATTAACCTTCAACAAGGGAAGGGACTTTTCACCTCTGATCAGTCTTTGTTCACTAATGCAAGATCTAGAAATATTGTTAACCTATTTGCATCCAACAGTACTGCATTTGAAGAGGCTTTTGTAGCTGCCATAACCAAGCTTGGGAGAATAGGGGTCAAGACAGGAAAACAAGGTGAAATCAGGAATGATTGCTTTGTTCTAAACAAGatttcataa